From Cellulosimicrobium sp. ES-005, one genomic window encodes:
- a CDS encoding AAA family ATPase yields the protein MSVDQDVLADLVRRVRDADPRLGPSHGPGNGPAGERASGTRLVVIDGPAGSGKTTLAAQLGEALPAQVLHMDDLYEGWRGLEPAWSRLDEWVLAPLAAGRPGRYRRFDWTLDRFAEWHDVAPAPYLVVEGCGAGRREADGVAALRLWVEAPDDVRLRRGLDRDGEDQRAHWLAWMLDEREHYARNASRERADVVLDGWGNVVRAADR from the coding sequence GTGAGCGTCGACCAGGACGTCCTCGCGGACCTCGTGCGTCGCGTGCGCGACGCCGACCCGCGACTCGGCCCGTCGCACGGCCCGGGCAACGGGCCGGCCGGAGAACGCGCGTCGGGCACCCGGCTCGTGGTGATTGACGGGCCCGCCGGCTCGGGCAAGACCACGCTCGCCGCCCAGCTGGGCGAGGCACTGCCCGCACAGGTGCTCCACATGGACGACCTGTACGAGGGCTGGCGCGGGCTCGAGCCCGCGTGGAGCCGCCTGGACGAGTGGGTCCTCGCGCCTCTCGCCGCGGGTCGTCCGGGTCGGTACCGCCGGTTCGACTGGACGCTCGACCGCTTCGCCGAGTGGCACGACGTCGCCCCGGCGCCGTACCTGGTCGTCGAGGGGTGCGGGGCGGGTCGCCGCGAGGCGGACGGCGTGGCCGCGCTGCGCCTGTGGGTCGAGGCCCCGGACGACGTGCGCCTGCGCCGGGGGCTCGACCGGGACGGCGAGGACCAGCGCGCGCACTGGCTCGCGTGGATGCTCGACGAGCGTGAGCACTACGCCCGCAACGCCTCGCGCGAGCGCGCGGACGTCGTGCTCGACGGGTGGGGGAACGTCGTGCGCGCGGCGGACCGATGA
- a CDS encoding acetylornithine transaminase: MTAQADGSVAQWTDRYTHAVMDTFGPPQRVLVRGEGAYVWDADGKRYLDLLAGIAVNALGHAHPTLTAAVSAQLGTLGHVSNFFGTPTQIALAERLLALSEAPEGSRVFFTNSGTEANEAAFKMTRRNNGTGRRTRVLALQGGFHGRSMGALALTSKAAYREPFEPLPGGVEFVAFDDVAALEEAFSPAAVAARGEVAALVVEPVQGEAGVRSLSPGYLVAARELTARHGALLVLDEVQTGVGRTGSWFAYQQPEVGGGIVPDVVTLAKGLGGGFPVGAVVAYGERAATLLGRGQHGTTFGGNPVAAAAALATLGVIERDGLLENVRTVGALLRDGIAGAGNPLVAGVRGRGLLLAVQLTRPVAADVARAALDAGFVVNAVAPDAIRLAPPLILTPEQVRDVVGFFATVTVPADPTAASGATPTPTGPTTRSS, translated from the coding sequence GTGACTGCCCAAGCCGACGGCTCCGTCGCCCAGTGGACCGACCGGTACACCCACGCCGTCATGGACACGTTCGGCCCGCCGCAGCGCGTGCTCGTGCGCGGCGAGGGCGCGTACGTGTGGGACGCCGACGGGAAGCGCTACCTCGACCTGCTCGCGGGCATCGCGGTCAACGCGCTCGGCCACGCCCACCCGACGCTCACGGCGGCGGTCTCCGCCCAGCTCGGCACGCTCGGGCACGTCTCGAACTTCTTCGGGACCCCGACGCAGATCGCGCTCGCCGAGCGCCTCCTGGCGCTCTCGGAGGCGCCCGAGGGGTCGCGCGTGTTCTTCACGAACTCGGGCACCGAGGCGAACGAGGCGGCGTTCAAGATGACGCGCCGGAACAATGGCACGGGGCGTCGGACGCGGGTCCTCGCGCTCCAGGGCGGCTTCCACGGCCGGTCGATGGGCGCGCTCGCGCTGACGTCGAAGGCCGCGTACCGCGAGCCGTTCGAGCCGCTCCCGGGCGGGGTGGAGTTCGTCGCGTTCGACGACGTCGCCGCGCTCGAGGAGGCCTTCTCGCCCGCCGCGGTCGCCGCGCGCGGCGAGGTCGCGGCGCTCGTCGTCGAGCCGGTGCAGGGGGAGGCGGGCGTGCGGTCGCTCTCGCCCGGCTACCTCGTCGCGGCGCGCGAGCTCACGGCGCGCCACGGCGCGCTGCTCGTGCTCGACGAGGTGCAGACGGGCGTCGGGCGCACGGGCTCGTGGTTCGCCTACCAGCAGCCCGAGGTCGGCGGCGGGATCGTGCCCGACGTCGTCACGCTCGCCAAGGGCCTCGGCGGCGGCTTCCCCGTGGGTGCCGTGGTCGCGTACGGCGAGCGGGCGGCGACGCTGCTCGGCCGCGGTCAGCACGGCACGACGTTCGGGGGCAACCCGGTCGCCGCCGCGGCGGCGCTCGCGACGCTCGGGGTGATCGAGCGCGACGGGCTCCTCGAGAACGTGCGGACCGTCGGGGCGCTCCTGCGCGACGGCATCGCCGGGGCCGGGAACCCGCTCGTCGCGGGCGTGCGGGGGCGCGGGCTGCTCCTCGCCGTCCAGCTCACCCGGCCCGTCGCGGCGGACGTCGCGCGTGCGGCGCTCGACGCAGGGTTCGTCGTGAACGCCGTCGCGCCCGACGCGATCCGCCTCGCGCCGCCCCTGATCCTCACGCCCGAGCAGGTGCGGGACGTCGTCGGGTTCTTCGCGACCGTCACCGTCCCGGCCGACCCGACCGCCGCGTCCGGCGCGACGCCCACACCTACCGGCCCCACGACGAGGAGCTCCTGA
- a CDS encoding DNA-3-methyladenine glycosylase — translation MAQTTGTGESRAVGPWDVPARGWYARDVHEVARDLLGSFLTRRSDAGDVTLRITEVEAYDGERDPGSHAFRGRTERNRAMFGEPGRLYVYRHLGLHHCVNVVCGPVGSASAVLLRAGEVTDGVDLARSRRLVAGRCDSDRQIARGPARLAVALDLDLRQYGAELTDPDGELVLHRASGGPLRPAIATGPRVGVSGDGGDGDLYPWRSWLAGDPTVSAYRRVSARAR, via the coding sequence GTGGCGCAGACGACGGGGACCGGGGAGTCCCGCGCCGTCGGACCGTGGGACGTCCCTGCCCGGGGGTGGTACGCGCGCGACGTCCACGAGGTCGCGCGCGACCTGCTCGGGTCGTTCCTCACCCGCCGCAGCGACGCGGGCGACGTCACCCTGCGGATCACCGAGGTCGAGGCGTACGACGGCGAGCGCGACCCGGGGTCGCACGCCTTCCGTGGCCGCACCGAGCGCAACCGCGCGATGTTCGGCGAGCCCGGCCGGCTGTACGTGTACCGGCACCTCGGGCTGCACCACTGCGTCAACGTCGTGTGCGGGCCGGTCGGCAGTGCGTCCGCCGTCCTGCTGCGCGCGGGCGAGGTGACCGACGGCGTCGACCTCGCCCGGTCGCGGCGGCTCGTCGCCGGGAGGTGCGACTCCGACCGCCAGATCGCGCGGGGTCCTGCGCGCCTCGCCGTCGCGCTCGACCTCGACCTGCGCCAGTACGGCGCGGAGCTCACGGACCCCGACGGGGAGCTCGTGCTGCACCGCGCGTCCGGGGGGCCGCTGCGTCCCGCGATCGCGACCGGTCCGAGGGTCGGGGTCTCGGGCGACGGGGGAGACGGCGACCTCTACCCGTGGCGCTCCTGGCTCGCGGGCGACCCCACGGTCTCGGCCTACCGCCGCGTGAGCGCCCGCGCGCGGTGA
- a CDS encoding arginine repressor, which translates to MTEARTATTKTARHARIAEIVRRTEIHSQAELARELEREGLSVTQATLSRDLIELRAEKVRGASGALVYAVPGEGGDRSVQTAESPEYLAARLARLCSEMLVSAEASANLVVLRTPPGAANYLASAIDHSVLPHVLGCIAGDDTILVIARDPDGGAELARRFLELSGPHGGPVPGTPD; encoded by the coding sequence GTGACCGAGGCCCGCACGGCGACGACGAAGACGGCGCGCCACGCGCGCATCGCCGAGATCGTGCGCCGCACCGAGATCCACTCCCAGGCGGAGCTCGCGCGCGAGCTCGAGCGCGAGGGGCTGTCGGTGACGCAGGCGACGCTCTCGCGCGACCTCATCGAGCTGCGCGCGGAGAAGGTGCGGGGCGCCTCGGGCGCGCTCGTGTACGCGGTGCCGGGGGAGGGCGGGGACCGCAGCGTGCAGACCGCGGAGTCGCCCGAGTACCTCGCGGCCCGGCTCGCGCGCCTGTGCTCGGAGATGCTCGTGTCCGCCGAGGCGTCCGCGAACCTCGTCGTGCTGCGCACGCCTCCCGGCGCGGCGAACTACCTCGCGTCGGCGATCGACCACTCCGTGCTCCCGCACGTGCTCGGCTGCATCGCGGGCGACGACACGATCCTCGTCATCGCGCGCGACCCCGACGGCGGCGCCGAGCTCGCGCGCCGCTTCCTCGAGCTGTCCGGGCCCCACGGCGGGCCCGTCCCCGGCACGCCGGACTGA
- a CDS encoding argininosuccinate synthase, producing MTERVVLAYSGGLDTSVAIGWIAEATGAEVVAVAVDVGQGGEDLEVIRQRALDCGAVEAYVADARDEFAAEYCMPALRANGLYLDRYPLVSAISRPVIVKHLVRAARQFGATTVAHGCTGKGNDQVRFEVATTSLAPELKTIAPVRDLALTREKAIEYAEKHSLPIATTKHNPFSIDQNVWGRAVETGFLEDIWNAPTKDVYNYTDDPTFPPVADEVVVTFEQGVPIALDGVAVTPLQAIQEMNRRAGAQGVGRIDIVEDRLVGIKSREVYEAPGAIALITAHQELENVTLEREQARFKRGVEQRWTELVYDGMWFSPLKRSLDVFIDDTQRYVSGDVRLVLHGGRATVTGRRSEASLYDFNLATYDEGDSFDQSQAKGFIEIYGLTAKLAAARDEKFGNGVDLGAGAL from the coding sequence ATGACTGAACGCGTCGTGCTCGCCTACTCGGGCGGCCTGGACACGTCGGTGGCCATCGGCTGGATCGCCGAGGCCACGGGCGCCGAGGTCGTCGCCGTCGCGGTCGACGTCGGCCAGGGCGGGGAGGACCTCGAGGTCATCCGGCAGCGCGCCCTCGACTGCGGCGCCGTCGAGGCGTACGTCGCCGACGCGCGCGACGAGTTCGCCGCCGAGTACTGCATGCCCGCGCTGCGCGCGAACGGCCTGTACCTCGACCGCTACCCGCTCGTCTCCGCGATCTCGCGGCCGGTCATCGTCAAGCACCTCGTGCGGGCGGCGCGCCAGTTCGGCGCGACGACCGTCGCCCACGGCTGCACGGGCAAGGGCAACGACCAGGTGCGCTTCGAGGTCGCGACGACGTCGCTCGCGCCCGAGCTCAAGACGATCGCGCCCGTGCGCGACCTCGCGCTCACGCGCGAGAAGGCCATCGAGTACGCCGAGAAGCACTCCCTGCCGATCGCGACGACCAAGCACAACCCGTTCTCGATCGACCAGAACGTGTGGGGCCGCGCGGTCGAGACCGGCTTCCTCGAGGACATCTGGAACGCCCCGACCAAGGACGTCTACAACTACACCGACGACCCGACGTTCCCGCCCGTCGCGGACGAGGTCGTCGTCACGTTCGAGCAGGGCGTCCCGATCGCGCTCGACGGCGTCGCGGTGACGCCGCTGCAGGCGATCCAGGAGATGAACCGCCGCGCGGGCGCCCAGGGCGTCGGGCGGATCGACATCGTCGAGGACCGCCTCGTCGGCATCAAGTCGCGCGAGGTCTACGAGGCTCCGGGCGCGATCGCGCTCATCACCGCGCACCAGGAGCTCGAGAACGTCACCCTGGAGCGCGAGCAGGCCCGCTTCAAGCGCGGCGTCGAGCAGCGCTGGACCGAGCTCGTCTACGACGGCATGTGGTTCAGCCCGCTCAAGCGCTCGCTCGACGTGTTCATCGACGACACGCAGCGGTACGTCTCCGGCGACGTGCGCCTCGTGCTGCACGGCGGACGGGCGACCGTGACCGGCCGCCGCTCGGAGGCGAGCCTGTACGACTTCAACCTGGCGACCTACGACGAGGGCGACTCGTTCGACCAGTCGCAGGCCAAGGGGTTCATCGAGATCTACGGTCTCACCGCGAAGCTCGCCGCCGCGCGCGACGAGAAGTTCGGCAACGGTGTGGACCTCGGGGCAGGAGCACTGTGA
- the argB gene encoding acetylglutamate kinase, protein MSDPTTPTPHPDDAAFDTRTDLRPEQKAEVLVEALPWLEEFAGALVVVKYGGNAMVDDALKAAFAEDMVFLRRVGLRPVVVHGGGPQISAMLDRLGIESEFRGGLRVTTPEAMDVVRMVLTGQVSRELVGLINAHGPYAVGLSGEDGGLLQAQRRHATVDGEPVDVGLVGDVVEVHPAAVQDLLDAGRIPVVSTIAPDLEDPTQVLNVNADTAAAALAVALGAKKLVVLTDVEGLYTSWPDTDSLVAQITRSELAALLPSLSAGMVPKMEACLRAVEGGVPAATVIDGRVPHSTLLEVFTTQGNGTMVVPDPAGASAPVPATTTGGAA, encoded by the coding sequence ATGAGCGACCCGACCACTCCCACGCCCCACCCGGACGACGCCGCGTTCGACACGCGCACCGACCTGCGCCCCGAGCAGAAGGCCGAGGTGCTCGTCGAGGCCCTGCCGTGGCTGGAGGAGTTCGCCGGCGCGCTCGTCGTCGTCAAGTACGGCGGCAACGCCATGGTCGACGACGCGCTCAAGGCCGCGTTCGCCGAGGACATGGTCTTCCTGCGCCGCGTCGGGCTGCGCCCCGTCGTCGTGCACGGCGGCGGCCCGCAGATCTCGGCGATGCTCGACCGGCTCGGCATCGAGTCCGAGTTCCGCGGCGGCCTGCGCGTCACGACGCCCGAGGCGATGGACGTCGTGCGCATGGTGCTCACGGGCCAGGTCTCGCGCGAGCTCGTCGGCCTCATCAACGCCCACGGGCCGTACGCCGTCGGGCTCTCGGGCGAGGACGGCGGCCTGCTGCAGGCCCAGCGCCGGCACGCGACCGTCGACGGCGAGCCGGTCGACGTCGGGCTCGTCGGCGACGTCGTCGAGGTGCACCCCGCCGCGGTCCAGGACCTGCTCGACGCCGGGCGCATCCCCGTCGTGTCGACCATCGCCCCCGACCTCGAGGACCCGACCCAGGTGCTCAACGTCAACGCGGACACCGCCGCCGCGGCGCTCGCGGTCGCGCTCGGCGCGAAGAAGCTCGTCGTCCTGACCGACGTCGAGGGTCTGTACACGTCGTGGCCCGACACGGACTCGCTCGTCGCGCAGATCACGCGCTCCGAGCTCGCGGCGCTCCTGCCGTCCCTCTCCGCGGGCATGGTCCCCAAGATGGAGGCGTGCCTGCGCGCCGTCGAGGGCGGCGTCCCCGCGGCGACCGTGATCGACGGGCGCGTGCCCCACTCCACGCTGCTCGAGGTCTTCACCACCCAGGGCAACGGGACCATGGTCGTCCCGGACCCCGCGGGCGCATCGGCGCCCGTGCCCGCCACGACCACCGGAGGAGCCGCGTGA
- the argJ gene encoding bifunctional glutamate N-acetyltransferase/amino-acid acetyltransferase ArgJ: MTVTTPQGFRAAGVAAGLKSTGARDVALVVNDGPLDVAAAVLTTNRVFAAPVAWTRQAVSDGRATAVVLNSGGANACTGTDGFADTHRTAEHVADVLATSAGDVLVCSTGLIGVRLPLEKLLAGVDAAAAALVDPAATVDGGGDAALAIMTTDTVPKTVSVVREVADATAPDGAATWTVGGMAKGAGMLAPGLATMLCVLTTDAVVDAATADAALRAATRTTFDRVDSDGCMSTNDTVILLASGASGVEVTLDELTDAVTEASASLARQLVADAEGASHDVAVTVVNASSEDAAVAVARAVTRSNLFKAAIFGNDPNWGRIVSAVGTVPEDVAPFDALLLDVSVNGVQVCRAGGVGEPRELVDLAAEREVRVEIDLHAGSATATVWTNDLTHDYVHENSAYSS; this comes from the coding sequence GTGACCGTCACCACCCCGCAGGGCTTCCGGGCCGCCGGCGTCGCCGCCGGGCTCAAGTCCACGGGCGCCCGCGACGTCGCGCTCGTCGTCAACGACGGGCCGCTCGACGTCGCGGCCGCCGTGCTCACGACGAACCGCGTGTTCGCCGCACCGGTCGCGTGGACGCGGCAGGCCGTGAGCGACGGGCGCGCGACGGCCGTCGTGCTCAACTCGGGCGGCGCCAACGCGTGCACCGGAACGGACGGCTTCGCCGACACGCACCGCACGGCGGAGCACGTCGCCGACGTGCTCGCGACGTCCGCGGGCGACGTGCTCGTGTGCTCGACGGGCCTCATCGGCGTGCGCCTGCCGCTGGAGAAGCTGCTCGCCGGGGTCGACGCGGCCGCGGCGGCGCTCGTGGACCCGGCCGCCACCGTCGACGGGGGCGGCGACGCCGCGCTCGCGATCATGACGACGGACACCGTGCCCAAGACGGTCTCCGTGGTCCGCGAGGTCGCCGACGCCACCGCGCCGGACGGTGCGGCGACGTGGACGGTCGGGGGAATGGCCAAGGGCGCGGGCATGCTCGCGCCCGGCCTCGCGACGATGCTGTGCGTGCTCACGACGGACGCCGTCGTCGACGCCGCGACGGCCGACGCCGCGCTGCGGGCCGCGACCCGCACGACGTTCGACCGCGTCGACTCGGACGGCTGCATGTCGACGAACGACACCGTGATCCTCCTGGCCTCCGGTGCGTCCGGGGTCGAGGTGACGCTCGACGAGCTCACGGACGCCGTGACCGAGGCCAGCGCGTCGCTCGCGCGCCAGCTCGTGGCCGACGCCGAGGGCGCGAGCCACGACGTCGCCGTCACCGTGGTGAACGCGTCGAGCGAGGACGCCGCGGTCGCGGTCGCGCGCGCGGTGACGCGCTCCAACCTGTTCAAGGCCGCGATCTTCGGCAACGACCCGAACTGGGGGCGCATCGTCTCGGCCGTCGGGACGGTCCCCGAGGACGTCGCGCCGTTCGACGCGCTCCTGCTCGACGTGTCGGTCAACGGCGTCCAGGTGTGCCGGGCCGGGGGAGTGGGCGAGCCGCGCGAGCTCGTCGATCTCGCGGCCGAGCGCGAGGTGCGCGTCGAGATCGACCTGCACGCCGGCTCCGCGACCGCGACCGTCTGGACCAACGACCTCACGCACGACTACGTCCACGAGAACAGCGCGTACTCCTCATGA
- the argH gene encoding argininosuccinate lyase yields MDQDAPAGGRVSLWGGRFAGGPADALAALSKSTHFDWRLAGQDVAGSKAHAKVLHAAGLLDDDELDGMLAALERLREDVASGAFVAADDDEDVHTALERGLIERAGPELGGKLRAGRSRNDQIATLTRMYLRDEARTIARLVLDVVDALIEQAAAHPGAAMPGRTHLQHAQPVLLAHHLLAHAWPLLRDVDRFIDWDVRAARSPYGSGALAGSSLGLDPAAVAAELGFDGPVENSIDGTASRDVVAEFAFVAAMLGVDLSRLAEEVILWATKEFGFVRLHDSYSTGSSIMPQKKNPDVAELARGKAGRLIGDLSGLLATLKGLPLAYNRDLQEDKEPVFDQVDTLEVLLPAFSGMVATLEFDTDRMASLAPQGFSLATDVAEWLVREGVPFRVAHEVAGACVRACEERGIELWDLSDDDLASISEHLTPGVRDVLSVEGSLASRDAVGGTAPVRVAEQLEAAKERSAEYRFWAQD; encoded by the coding sequence GTGGACCAGGACGCGCCGGCGGGCGGGCGCGTGAGCCTCTGGGGCGGGCGCTTCGCCGGCGGTCCCGCCGACGCGCTCGCCGCGCTGAGCAAGTCGACGCACTTCGACTGGCGCCTCGCGGGCCAGGACGTCGCGGGCTCGAAGGCCCACGCGAAGGTCCTGCACGCTGCGGGCCTGCTCGACGACGACGAGCTCGACGGGATGCTCGCGGCGCTCGAGCGCCTGCGCGAGGACGTCGCGTCGGGCGCGTTCGTCGCGGCCGACGACGACGAGGACGTGCACACCGCGCTCGAGCGCGGGCTCATCGAGCGCGCCGGGCCGGAGCTCGGCGGCAAGCTGCGCGCGGGCCGGTCGCGCAACGACCAGATCGCGACGCTCACGCGCATGTACCTGCGCGACGAGGCGCGCACGATCGCGCGACTCGTGCTCGACGTCGTCGACGCGCTGATCGAGCAGGCCGCCGCGCACCCGGGCGCGGCGATGCCCGGCCGTACGCACCTCCAGCACGCCCAGCCGGTGCTCCTCGCGCACCACCTGCTCGCCCACGCGTGGCCGCTGCTGCGCGACGTCGACCGCTTCATCGACTGGGACGTGCGCGCCGCGCGCTCGCCGTACGGGTCGGGGGCGCTCGCGGGCTCGTCGCTGGGCCTCGACCCGGCGGCCGTCGCCGCCGAGCTCGGGTTCGACGGCCCGGTCGAGAACTCGATCGACGGCACCGCGTCGCGCGACGTCGTCGCGGAGTTCGCGTTCGTCGCCGCGATGCTGGGCGTCGACCTCTCGCGCCTCGCGGAGGAGGTCATCCTCTGGGCGACCAAGGAGTTCGGCTTCGTGCGCCTGCACGACTCCTACTCCACGGGGTCGAGCATCATGCCGCAGAAGAAGAACCCCGACGTCGCCGAGCTCGCGCGCGGCAAGGCGGGCCGCCTCATCGGCGACCTGTCGGGCCTGCTCGCGACGCTCAAGGGCCTGCCGCTCGCGTACAACCGCGACCTGCAGGAGGACAAGGAGCCCGTGTTCGACCAGGTCGACACGCTCGAGGTGCTCCTGCCCGCGTTCTCGGGCATGGTCGCGACGCTCGAGTTCGACACCGACCGCATGGCGTCGCTCGCGCCGCAGGGGTTCTCGCTCGCGACGGACGTCGCCGAGTGGCTCGTGCGCGAGGGCGTGCCGTTCCGTGTCGCGCACGAGGTCGCGGGCGCGTGCGTGCGCGCGTGCGAGGAGCGCGGCATCGAGCTGTGGGACCTCTCGGACGACGACCTCGCGTCGATCTCCGAGCACCTCACGCCGGGCGTGCGCGACGTGCTGAGCGTCGAGGGCTCGCTCGCGTCGCGCGACGCCGTGGGCGGCACCGCCCCGGTGCGGGTCGCCGAGCAGCTCGAGGCCGCGAAGGAGCGCTCGGCCGAGTACCGCTTCTGGGCCCAGGACTGA
- the tyrS gene encoding tyrosine--tRNA ligase, with the protein MSDVLDELQWRGLVAQSTDEAALRAALAEGPITYYCGFDPTAPSLHHGHLVQLVVLRHLQLAGHRAVALVGGATGMIGDPRQSGERVLNTKETVAEWTERLKSQVSRFLDFEGDNPALLVNNLDWISELSAIDFLRDVGKHYRLGTMLAKDTVARRLRSEEGISFTEFSYQILQGIDFLELYRRHGVSLQTGGNDQWGNLLSGVELIRKTEGAAVHVLTTPLITKADGTKFGKTEGGAVWLAPDMMSPYAFYQYWLNAADEDVVGWLKIFTFRTREEIAELETAVRERPGAREAQRALASDVTTLVHGAEATASVIAASQALFGRGELAGLDAGTLGAAVAELPRTAAQVGDAVVDLFAASGLVASKAAARRAVAEGGAYVNNVKVTSEDAVLAAEDLLHGQFALLRRGKKTLGVAVADCAAG; encoded by the coding sequence GTGAGCGACGTTCTCGACGAGCTGCAATGGCGGGGCCTGGTGGCGCAGTCCACCGACGAGGCCGCGCTGCGCGCCGCGCTGGCCGAGGGCCCGATCACGTACTACTGCGGCTTCGACCCGACGGCACCGAGCCTCCACCACGGCCACCTCGTGCAGCTCGTCGTGCTGCGTCACCTCCAGCTCGCGGGCCACCGCGCCGTGGCGCTCGTGGGCGGGGCGACGGGCATGATCGGCGACCCGCGCCAGTCGGGGGAGCGGGTGCTCAACACTAAGGAGACCGTCGCGGAGTGGACCGAGCGGCTGAAGTCGCAGGTGTCACGCTTCCTCGACTTCGAGGGGGATAACCCCGCCCTCCTCGTGAACAACCTCGACTGGATTTCCGAGCTGTCGGCGATCGACTTCCTGCGCGACGTGGGCAAGCACTACCGCCTCGGCACGATGCTCGCGAAGGACACCGTCGCGCGCCGCCTGCGCTCGGAGGAGGGGATCAGCTTCACCGAGTTCAGCTACCAGATCCTCCAGGGGATCGACTTCCTCGAGCTGTACCGCCGGCACGGCGTGTCCCTCCAGACGGGGGGCAACGACCAGTGGGGCAACCTGCTCTCGGGCGTCGAGCTCATCCGCAAGACCGAGGGGGCGGCCGTGCACGTCCTCACGACGCCGCTCATCACCAAGGCCGACGGGACCAAGTTCGGCAAGACGGAGGGCGGGGCGGTCTGGCTCGCGCCCGACATGATGAGCCCGTACGCCTTCTACCAGTACTGGCTCAACGCCGCGGACGAGGACGTGGTGGGCTGGCTGAAGATCTTCACGTTCCGCACGCGCGAGGAGATCGCCGAGCTCGAGACCGCGGTGCGCGAGCGGCCCGGGGCGCGCGAGGCACAGCGCGCGCTCGCGTCGGACGTGACGACGCTCGTGCACGGGGCGGAGGCGACGGCGTCGGTGATCGCCGCGAGCCAGGCCCTCTTCGGCCGGGGTGAGCTCGCCGGCCTGGACGCGGGAACCCTGGGCGCGGCCGTCGCCGAGCTGCCGCGCACGGCGGCGCAGGTGGGCGACGCGGTCGTCGACCTCTTCGCAGCGTCGGGCCTCGTCGCCTCCAAGGCGGCCGCGCGTCGAGCGGTGGCCGAGGGCGGGGCGTACGTCAACAACGTCAAGGTGACGAGCGAGGACGCCGTCCTCGCGGCGGAGGACCTGCTGCACGGGCAGTTCGCCCTCCTGCGCCGGGGGAAGAAGACGCTCGGTGTCGCCGTCGCGGACTGCGCCGCCGGCTGA
- the argF gene encoding ornithine carbamoyltransferase — translation MAPRHFLRDDDLTPAEQRQVLEIGLAFRDDRTFRQPLAGPQGVAVLFDKPTLRTQLSFATGIAELGGFPVVVDGRLAQVGVRESVADVTRVLDRQASAIVWRTFGQDRIEEMAAISRVPVVNALTDDFHPCQILADLLTIAQLRGGTGALAGQTLAYVGDGANNMAHSYLLGGATAGLHVRIGTPDGYPPHPVFVADAERIAAETGGSVRVTSDPVEAVAGADVVATDTWVSMGDEAEAEQRALPFVPYQVNDDLLAHAKDDAIVLHCLPAYRGKEITAEVIDGPRSAVWDEAENRLHAQKALLTFLLERS, via the coding sequence ATGGCCCCCCGGCACTTCCTGCGCGACGACGACCTCACGCCCGCCGAGCAGCGTCAGGTCCTCGAGATCGGCCTCGCGTTCCGCGACGACCGCACGTTCCGCCAGCCCCTGGCCGGACCGCAGGGCGTGGCCGTGCTGTTCGACAAGCCGACGCTGCGCACGCAGCTCTCGTTCGCGACGGGCATCGCCGAGCTCGGGGGCTTCCCGGTCGTCGTGGACGGCCGGCTCGCCCAGGTCGGCGTGCGCGAGTCCGTCGCGGACGTCACGCGCGTGCTCGACCGGCAGGCGTCGGCGATCGTGTGGCGCACGTTCGGCCAGGACCGGATCGAGGAGATGGCGGCGATCAGCCGGGTCCCGGTCGTCAACGCGCTCACCGACGACTTCCACCCGTGCCAGATCCTCGCGGACCTCCTCACGATCGCCCAGCTCCGCGGCGGTACCGGAGCGCTCGCGGGCCAGACGCTCGCGTACGTCGGCGACGGGGCGAACAACATGGCGCACTCCTACCTGCTCGGTGGCGCGACCGCCGGCCTGCACGTGCGGATCGGGACGCCCGACGGGTACCCGCCCCACCCCGTGTTCGTCGCCGACGCCGAGCGGATCGCGGCCGAGACCGGCGGCTCGGTGCGCGTCACGTCCGACCCGGTCGAGGCCGTCGCGGGGGCGGACGTCGTCGCGACCGACACGTGGGTGTCGATGGGGGACGAGGCCGAGGCCGAGCAGCGCGCGCTGCCCTTCGTGCCCTACCAGGTGAACGACGACCTCCTCGCGCACGCGAAGGACGACGCGATCGTCCTGCACTGCCTGCCCGCCTACCGCGGCAAGGAGATCACCGCCGAGGTGATCGACGGCCCCCGCTCGGCGGTGTGGGACGAGGCGGAGAACCGGCTGCACGCCCAGAAGGCGCTGCTCACGTTCCTCCTGGAGCGGTCGTGA